Proteins encoded in a region of the Vitis riparia cultivar Riparia Gloire de Montpellier isolate 1030 chromosome 7, EGFV_Vit.rip_1.0, whole genome shotgun sequence genome:
- the LOC117919080 gene encoding patatin-like protein 1: protein MEESFVSDGTNPPSYGERITVLSMDGGGIRGILPGSILSFLESKLQELDGADARIADYFDVIAGTSTGGLIASMLTAPDENQRPLFMARDIVPFYLQHCPRIFPQSHSTVTRLQTLTGPKYNGKYLRSLIRRMLGARRLHETLTRVVIPTFDIKLLQPTIFSSFVAEMDSSKDALLSDICISTSSAPTYLPAYNFKTHYSDGNEREFHLVDGGVAANNPALLAMKPTGAVFPGGPEEHLASKALQYENYVVISLGTGTSKIEKKYNAERAARWGILGWLYKEGHSPLVDAFTFASGDMVDLHMSLIFRSIRCEHNYLRIQDDTLSGDTSSTDKATRKNMEALVKIGKELLQKPVSRMNLDNGIFEPVENAGTNEEALTRFAKLLSDERRLRRQRIKNSEIDFL from the exons ATGGAAGAAAGTTTTGTTAGTGATGGAACCAACCCACCAAGCTACGGTGAAAGAATTACTGTTCTAAGCATGGATGGTGGAGGTATAAGAGGCATTCTTCCAGGAAGCATTTTGAGCTTTCTGGAATCCAAGTTACAG GAGCTGGATGGAGCAGATGCCCGCATTGCAGATTACTTTGATGTGATTGCAGGAACTAGCACAGGAGGTCTGATAGCAAGCATGTTAACTGCGCCCGATGAGAACCAGCGTCCACTCTTCATGGCCAGAGATATTGTTCCGTTCTATCTCCAGCATTGCCCCAGAATATTTCCTCAGTCCCA TTCTACAGTAACCAGGCTACAGACTCTCACCGGCCCAAAATACAATGGAAAGTATCTGAGAAGTCTAATTCGCAGGATGCTCGGAGCTCGAAGACTGCATGAGACTCTAACCCGAGTGGTTATACCtacatttgatataaaattgcTGCAACCCACCATCTTCTCAAGCTTTGTG GCGGAAATGGATTCTTCTAAAGACGCTTTGCTGTCAGATATTTGCATCAGCACTTCCTCTGCTCCAACGTACCTTCCAGCTTATAACTTTAAAACCCATTATTCGGATGGAAATGAAAGAGAATTCCATCTTGTTGATGGAGGGGTGGCAGCAAATAACCCT GCATTGCTGGCTATGAAGCCAACAGGAGCAGTGTTTCCTGGAGGGCCAGAAGAGCACTTGGCATCAAAAGCTTTGCAGTATGAGAATTATGTGGTGATCTCACTGGGAACTGGAACTTCAAAGATAGAGAAGAAATACAATGCGGAAAGGGCAGCAAGGTGGGGGATTCTAGGGTGGCTTTACAAAGAAGGGCATTCGCCTTTGGTGGATGCGTTCACCTTTGCCAGTGGAGACATGGTTGACCTTCATATGTCCTTGATTTTCAGATCCATTAGATGTGAGCATAACTACCTTCGTATTCAG GATGACACATTGAGTGGGGACACATCATCAACTGACAAAGCCACCCGGAAGAACATGGAGGCTCTTGTGAAGATCGGTAAAGAGCTCCTACAGAAACCGGTTTCCAGGATGAACCTTGACAATGGCATATTTGAACCAGTTGAAAATGCAGGCACCAATGAAGAAGCTCTCACAAG ATTTGCAAAATTGCTATCAGATGAAAGGAGATTGAGAAGACAAAGAATCAAGAATAGCGAAATCGATTTTCTATAG
- the LOC117918750 gene encoding uncharacterized protein LOC117918750 isoform X2 — protein MDSMPVNWEALDTLIIDFAKSENLIEDSVTCTSSSSPSSSPSSSSYHQRLIIRQIRRSLEVGDIDAATDLLRVHAPFILDDHRFLFRLQKQKFIELLRRGTAEARDSAIDCLRTVLAPCALDAYPHMRNLSMFFLHSYMIKMIQLLLWHLSIHKGFCFREGMSSPISDLTERLLLEERDPPATPQESLYEVPPFDEVDIQALAHAVELTRQGAIDSLRFAKGDLFQAFQNELCRVRLDVSMLDELVREYCIYRGIVDSGLASSSVSGVRTLSEPLKVDQPDPGYSSSRSCSLEVDCETNKHSDGESSISNAHMNNSPEINADVVGTPRIDVEIRYSCEPTGNRDDCSTSETHRPENSRVLQRHRSHGTGERSKRKRWRGRHDKHDYVPDVQQELTATTLAIGTNLLGGQQGLENHSTVDPIGNRENMYETVLAMKELASRGMAAEVVEEVNGIDPEFFVQNPVLLFQLKQVEFLKLVSLGDHSSALRVACSHLGPLAANDPLLLKALKETLLALLRPNEDALGKGLPLHALATSLQVVIGRRLGIEEPQLMKIMRATLHTHNEWFKIQMCKDRFEGLLKIDSLKEMNTPLLSNAVSKSNADTSTNGSSQVTVSSSGRMVDDGSSPTQVSSRDVVCDENAILKVMEFLALPRADAIHLLAQYNGNAETVIQQIFS, from the exons ATGGACTCCATGCCAGTGAATTGGGAAGCTCTCGATACTCTAATCATCGATTTCGCCAAATCTGAGAACTTAATAGAAGACTCGGTCACGTGCACTTCATCGTCCTCGCCTTCCTCCTCGCCTTCCTCATCGTCTTATCATCAGCGACTGATAATTCGTCAGATCAGACGGTCATTAGAGGTTGGCGACATTGATGCCGCCACGGATCTTCTTCGGGTCCACGCTCCTTTCATCCTCGACGATCATCGGTTTCTGTTTCGATTGCAGAAGCAG aaattTATTGAGCTTTTGAGGAGAGGAACTGCCGAGGCTCGTGATTCTGCGATCGACTGTCTAAGGACTGTTCTTGCTCCTTGTGCTCTTGATGCTTACCCG CATATGAGGAATTTAAGCATGTTCTTCTTGCATTCATATATGATAAAGATGATCCAACTTCTCTTGTGGCACCTGAG CATACACAAAGGATTTTGCTTTCGTGAAGGAATGTCATCACCCATTTCAGATCTTACTGAGAGGTTGCTCCTTGAGGAACGCGATCCCCCAGCAACCCCCCAAGAGAGTCTATATGAGGTTCCTCCGTTTGATGAG GTGGACATACAAGCACTTGCACATGCTGTAGAGCTCACAAGACAAGGGGCTATTGATAGCTTGAGATTTGCTAAGGGTGATTTATTTCAGGCATTTCag AATGAATTATGCCGGGTGAGATTGGATGTTTCCATGCTTGATGAGCTTGTTCGAGAATATTGCATTTATAGGGGTATTGTGGACTCTGGACTTGCATCTTCTTCTG TTTCAGGAGTTCGAACCCTTTCTGAACCTCTAAAAGTTGATCAGCCTGATCCTGGGTATTCATCGTCAAGAAGCTGCTCTTTAGAAGTGGATTGTGAAACCAATAAACATTCAGATGGTGAAAGTTCGATCAGCAATGCTCATATGAATAACTCTCCTGAAATTAATGCTGATGTGGTGGGCACACCGAGAATTGATGTTGAAATAAGATACTCTTGTGAGCCAACAGGCAACCGTGATGATTGCAGCACCAGTGAAACACATCGGCCAGAAAATTCAAGGGTTCTGCAAAGACACAGAAGTCATGGAACTGGAGAAAGGAGCAAACGCAAACGATGGAGGGGGAGACATGATAAACATGATTATGTTCCTGATGTTCAGCAAGAACTTACTGCTACTACCCTGGCTATCGGCACAAATTTGTTAGGGGGACAACAG GGCCTGGAAAATCATTCCACTGTAGATCCTATTGGCAATAGGGAGAATATGTATGAGACTGTGCTGGCAATGAAGGAGCTAGCTAGCAGAGGGATGGCTGCTGAGGTTGTGGAAGAAGTCAACGGTATAGACCCAGAGTTTTTTGTGCAAAATCCTGTTTTGCTATTCCAGCTTAAGCAG GTTGAATTTCTTAAGCTTGTCAGCTTGGGTGATCATTCTAGTGCTCTAAGGGTTGCCTGCTCTCATTTAGGTCCTTTAGCAGCTAATGACCCTTTGTTGCTGAAGGCTTTGAAGGAGACTTTGTTGGCATTGCTGAGACCTAATGAAGATGCCCTTGGAAAAGGCTTGCCCTTACATGCTCTTGCTACTTCACTTCAG GTTGTTATTGGTCGGCGGCTTGGTATTGAAGAGCCCCAGCTTATGAAGATAATGAGAGCAACTCTTCATACGCACAATGAGTGGTTTAAAATTCAAATGTGTAAAGATCGTTTTGAAGGTCTTTTGAAGATAGATTCCTTGAAAGAAATGAATACCCCACTGCTTTCAAATGCTGTATCAAAGTCTAATGCAGACACCTCCACCAATGGATCTTCCCAAGTTACAGTATCTTCAAGTGGTAGGATGGTGGATGATGGCAGCAGTCCAACTCAAGTGTCATCTAGAGATGTTGTATGTGATGAAAATGCAATACTTAAAGTAATG GAGTTTCTTGCTTTGCCTAGGGCTGATGCTATCCATCTTCTTGCACAGTATAATGGAAATGCCGAGACTGTTATTCAGcaaatattttcttag
- the LOC117917922 gene encoding pentatricopeptide repeat-containing protein At5g39350-like, whose amino-acid sequence MKVFLLKRAISSLPTSNPNLLSSFQLNHLLQLCSNSKALHQGKQLHQHIILCGLDHHPFMLTKLVQMYADCGDLGSAQALFDKLSQPNVFAWTAILGFYSRNGLSDECVRTYSEMKLKGVLPDKYVFPKVFRACGQLLWLEVGIQVHKDVVMCGCEFDLQVCNSLIDMYSKSGDVGSGRRVFDEMVERDVLSWNSMISGYVCNGFLEFSVELLASMRIRGFEPDIVTWNTVMDAYCRMGLCDEAWEIFEQIKEPNIISLTTLVSGYSRIGNHEKSLGIFREMMSRRVVFPDLDSLSSVLVSCRHLGALVCGQEIHGYGIRSVDSSSFYKSAGAALLTMYVRCKRIQDAVNVFELMDRFDVVTWNAMILGFVDLEMGHLALECFSKMQRSGIMNNQITISTVLPACDLKSGKQVHAYITKNSFSSVIPVWNALIHMYSKCGCIGTAYSIFSNMISRDLVSWNTMIGGFGMHGLGQSALQLLRDMSHSDVCPNSVTFTSALSACSHSGLVDEGLELFHTMTRDFGFTPGMEHFSCVVDLLARADRLEDAVGFIEKMPLKPSKHIWSALLAACRAQQNVSVAKLAAEQLFQLEPEHAGNYVTLSNIYARAGRWDDAVAVRKLMEDRGLVKPSGYSWI is encoded by the coding sequence atgaaagtttttttgTTGAAGAGGGCAATCTCATCTCTACCCACATCCAATCCCAACCTCCTTTCTTCATTCCAGCTCAACCATCTTCTTCAACTCTGTAGCAATTCAAAAGCACTGCACCAGGGAAAACAACTTCACCAACACATAATCCTCTGTGGGCTGGACCACCACCCTTTCATGCTCACCAAATTAGTCCAAATGTACGCGGATTGCGGCGACCTAGGCTCCGCACAAGCATTGTTCGACAAATTGTCGCAACCGAACGTGTTTGCATGGACTGCAATTCTTGGTTTTTACTCGAGGAATGGATTGTCTGATGAATGTGTGAGGACTTATAGTGAAATGAAATTGAAGGGTGTTCTGCCCGATAAGTATGTGTTTCCTAAGGTGTTCAGAGCATGTGGACAGTTGTTGTGGTTGGAAGTGGGGATTCAGGTCCACAAAGATGTGGTTATGTGTGGGTGTGAGTTTGATTTACAAGTCTGTAATTCATTGATTGATATGTATTCGAAATCCGGGGATGTTGGGAGTGGTAGGCGGGTTTTTGATGAGATGGTGGAAAGAGATGTTTTATCTTGGAATTCGATGATCTCAGGGTATGTGTGTAATGGGTTTCTTGAATTCTCTGTGGAATTGTTGGCTTCTATGAGAATCAGAGGCTTTGAGCCTGATATAGTTACTTGGAACACTGTCATGGATGCTTATTGCCGAATGGGACTTTGTGATGAGGCTTGGGAAATTTTTGAACAGATTAAAGAGCCTAATATCATTTCATTGACCACTTTGGTCTCGGGGTATTCAAGGATAGGGAACCATGAAAAATCCTTAGGGATTTTTAGGGAAATGATGAGTAGAAGAGTGGTTTTCCCAGATTTGGATTCCCTTTCTAGTGTCCTTGTTTCTTGCCGGCATTTGGGGGCTCTAGTATGTGGTCAAGAAATTCATGGATATGGGATTAGAAGTGTAGACAGTTCTTCATTCTATAAGTCAGCTGGAGCAGCTTTGTTGACAATGTATGTTAGGTGCAAGAGGATACAAGATGCGgtaaatgtatttgaattaatGGACAGATTTGATGTTGTTACTTGGAATGCCATGATTCTTGGTTTTGTTGATCTGGAAATGGGACATTTAGCACTTGAATGTTTTAGTAAAATGCAAAGATCAGGGATCATGAACAATCAAATTACAATATCAACTGTTTTGCCAGCGTGTGATCTAAAATCTGGGAAGCAAGTTCATGCCTACATCACCAAAAATAGTTTCAGTTCTGTCATTCCTGTTTGGAATGCATTGATCCACATGTACTCCAAATGTGGGTGCATTGGAACTGCATACTCTATATTTTCTAACATGATTTCTAGAGATTTAGTATCATGGAACACAATGATAGGAGGGTTTGGAATGCATGGGCTGGGCCAATCTGCCCTCCAGCTTCTACGAGATATGAGTCATTCTGATGTTTGCCCAAACTCTGTTACTTTTACTTCTGCACTTTCTGCTTGTAGTCACTCAGGTCTTGTGGATGAGGGGCTGGAGCTCTTCCACACCATGACTAGAGACTTTGGGTTCACCCCTGGAATGGAACATTTTTCTTGTGTAGTTGATTTACTAGCACGTGCTGATCGGCTTGAGGATGCTGTtggatttattgaaaaaatgcCTTTGAAGCCCAGTAAGCATATATGGAGTGCTCTGCTAGCTGCCTGTCGAGCCCAACAAAATGTTAGTGTTGCAAAGCTGGCTGCAGAACAGTTATTTCAATTGGAGCCTGAACATGCGGGAAACTATGTGACACTCTCAAATATATATGCAAGGGCTGGTAGATGGGATGATGCTGTAGCAGTCCGGAAGCTAATGGAAGATAGAGGATTGGTGAAGCCATCAGGATATAGTTGGATTTGA
- the LOC117918750 gene encoding uncharacterized protein LOC117918750 isoform X1 produces the protein MDSMPVNWEALDTLIIDFAKSENLIEDSVTCTSSSSPSSSPSSSSYHQRLIIRQIRRSLEVGDIDAATDLLRVHAPFILDDHRFLFRLQKQKFIELLRRGTAEARDSAIDCLRTVLAPCALDAYPEAYEEFKHVLLAFIYDKDDPTSLVAPEWSERRRFDIAGLISSVLRAHMHAYDPLFSMTLRYLISIHKGFCFREGMSSPISDLTERLLLEERDPPATPQESLYEVPPFDEVDIQALAHAVELTRQGAIDSLRFAKGDLFQAFQNELCRVRLDVSMLDELVREYCIYRGIVDSGLASSSVSGVRTLSEPLKVDQPDPGYSSSRSCSLEVDCETNKHSDGESSISNAHMNNSPEINADVVGTPRIDVEIRYSCEPTGNRDDCSTSETHRPENSRVLQRHRSHGTGERSKRKRWRGRHDKHDYVPDVQQELTATTLAIGTNLLGGQQGLENHSTVDPIGNRENMYETVLAMKELASRGMAAEVVEEVNGIDPEFFVQNPVLLFQLKQVEFLKLVSLGDHSSALRVACSHLGPLAANDPLLLKALKETLLALLRPNEDALGKGLPLHALATSLQVVIGRRLGIEEPQLMKIMRATLHTHNEWFKIQMCKDRFEGLLKIDSLKEMNTPLLSNAVSKSNADTSTNGSSQVTVSSSGRMVDDGSSPTQVSSRDVVCDENAILKVMEFLALPRADAIHLLAQYNGNAETVIQQIFS, from the exons ATGGACTCCATGCCAGTGAATTGGGAAGCTCTCGATACTCTAATCATCGATTTCGCCAAATCTGAGAACTTAATAGAAGACTCGGTCACGTGCACTTCATCGTCCTCGCCTTCCTCCTCGCCTTCCTCATCGTCTTATCATCAGCGACTGATAATTCGTCAGATCAGACGGTCATTAGAGGTTGGCGACATTGATGCCGCCACGGATCTTCTTCGGGTCCACGCTCCTTTCATCCTCGACGATCATCGGTTTCTGTTTCGATTGCAGAAGCAG aaattTATTGAGCTTTTGAGGAGAGGAACTGCCGAGGCTCGTGATTCTGCGATCGACTGTCTAAGGACTGTTCTTGCTCCTTGTGCTCTTGATGCTTACCCG GAAGCATATGAGGAATTTAAGCATGTTCTTCTTGCATTCATATATGATAAAGATGATCCAACTTCTCTTGTGGCACCTGAG TGGTCTGAAAGGAGGAGGTTTGACATTGCTGGATTAATATCCTCTGTTTTAAGAGCtcacatgcatgcatatgatccACTCTTTTCAATGACATTGAGATATTTGATAAG CATACACAAAGGATTTTGCTTTCGTGAAGGAATGTCATCACCCATTTCAGATCTTACTGAGAGGTTGCTCCTTGAGGAACGCGATCCCCCAGCAACCCCCCAAGAGAGTCTATATGAGGTTCCTCCGTTTGATGAG GTGGACATACAAGCACTTGCACATGCTGTAGAGCTCACAAGACAAGGGGCTATTGATAGCTTGAGATTTGCTAAGGGTGATTTATTTCAGGCATTTCag AATGAATTATGCCGGGTGAGATTGGATGTTTCCATGCTTGATGAGCTTGTTCGAGAATATTGCATTTATAGGGGTATTGTGGACTCTGGACTTGCATCTTCTTCTG TTTCAGGAGTTCGAACCCTTTCTGAACCTCTAAAAGTTGATCAGCCTGATCCTGGGTATTCATCGTCAAGAAGCTGCTCTTTAGAAGTGGATTGTGAAACCAATAAACATTCAGATGGTGAAAGTTCGATCAGCAATGCTCATATGAATAACTCTCCTGAAATTAATGCTGATGTGGTGGGCACACCGAGAATTGATGTTGAAATAAGATACTCTTGTGAGCCAACAGGCAACCGTGATGATTGCAGCACCAGTGAAACACATCGGCCAGAAAATTCAAGGGTTCTGCAAAGACACAGAAGTCATGGAACTGGAGAAAGGAGCAAACGCAAACGATGGAGGGGGAGACATGATAAACATGATTATGTTCCTGATGTTCAGCAAGAACTTACTGCTACTACCCTGGCTATCGGCACAAATTTGTTAGGGGGACAACAG GGCCTGGAAAATCATTCCACTGTAGATCCTATTGGCAATAGGGAGAATATGTATGAGACTGTGCTGGCAATGAAGGAGCTAGCTAGCAGAGGGATGGCTGCTGAGGTTGTGGAAGAAGTCAACGGTATAGACCCAGAGTTTTTTGTGCAAAATCCTGTTTTGCTATTCCAGCTTAAGCAG GTTGAATTTCTTAAGCTTGTCAGCTTGGGTGATCATTCTAGTGCTCTAAGGGTTGCCTGCTCTCATTTAGGTCCTTTAGCAGCTAATGACCCTTTGTTGCTGAAGGCTTTGAAGGAGACTTTGTTGGCATTGCTGAGACCTAATGAAGATGCCCTTGGAAAAGGCTTGCCCTTACATGCTCTTGCTACTTCACTTCAG GTTGTTATTGGTCGGCGGCTTGGTATTGAAGAGCCCCAGCTTATGAAGATAATGAGAGCAACTCTTCATACGCACAATGAGTGGTTTAAAATTCAAATGTGTAAAGATCGTTTTGAAGGTCTTTTGAAGATAGATTCCTTGAAAGAAATGAATACCCCACTGCTTTCAAATGCTGTATCAAAGTCTAATGCAGACACCTCCACCAATGGATCTTCCCAAGTTACAGTATCTTCAAGTGGTAGGATGGTGGATGATGGCAGCAGTCCAACTCAAGTGTCATCTAGAGATGTTGTATGTGATGAAAATGCAATACTTAAAGTAATG GAGTTTCTTGCTTTGCCTAGGGCTGATGCTATCCATCTTCTTGCACAGTATAATGGAAATGCCGAGACTGTTATTCAGcaaatattttcttag
- the LOC117917711 gene encoding patatin-like protein 1 produces the protein MSLQIKPPAQGNLITVLSIDGGGIKGIIPGIILDFLESELQKLDGEDARLADYFDVVSGTSTGGLIATMLTAPNENNRPLYAASGIKPFYLENGPKIFPQKSGILASVENLFKAFTGPKYDGKYLHSLLKDKLKDTRLHQTLTNVVIPTFDIKELQPTIFSSYQVTTTPSLDAKLADICISTSAAPTFLPAYYFENPDEKGGKMREFNLTDGGVAANNPTLLAISEVAKQVSNKNPDFSPFKPMEYDRLLVISLGTGSAKTEHKYNGKMASKWGLVEWLYNGGNTPLVECFAQASTDMVDFYISLAFQTHQYEENYLRIDDDTLTGTLASLDVATTENLNNLVQVGEKLLKKPVSRVNLETGQYEPVKNGGSNEKAVRKFAKKLSDERRLRESMAQPAQDLE, from the exons ATGTCTCTTCAAATCAAACCTCCTGCTCAAGGAAATCTCATTACAGTTCTCAGCATTGATGGAGGTGGAATCAAAGGAATCATCCCTGGAATTATCCTCGATTTCCTCGAATCAGAACTCCAG AAGCTAGATGGGGAGGATGCAAGGCTTGCAGATTACTTTGATGTGGTTTCAGGAACAAGCACTGGTGGTCTCATCGCTACCATGTTAACTGCACCGAACGAAAATAATCGTCCATTATATGCTGCAAGTGGAATCAAGCCTTTTTACCTGGAAAACGGTCCTAAGATTTTCCCACAAAAGAG TGGGATCTTGGCTTCGGTTGAGAATCTATTCAAGGCTTTCACAGGCCCAAAATATGATGGGAAATATCTACACAGCCTCCTCAAGGATAAATTGAAAGACACAAGGTTGCACCAGACCTTGACAAATGTGGTTATTCCCACTTTTGACATCAAGGAACTCCAGCCCACCATCTTCTCCTCATACCAG GTGACAACCACCCCATCCTTGGATGCTAAATTAGCAGACATATGCATAAGCACATCGGCTGCGCCAACATTTTTGCCGGCCTATTATTTTGAAAACCCAGATGAGAAAGGAGGAAAAATGCGAGAATTCAACCTCACTGATGGTGGTGTGGCTGCTAACAATCCG ACTTTGCTTGCCATTAGTGAAGTCGCGAAACAGGTATCCAACAAAAACCCGGATTTCTCCCCATTCAAGCCCATGGAATATGACCGTCTTCTGGTAATCTCACTCGGCACTGGCTCAGCAAAAACGGAGCACAAGTACAATGGTAAAATGGCTTCAAAGTGGGGATTGGTAGAGTGGTTATACAATGGTGGAAATACTCCATTAGTGGAATGCTTTGCCCAAGCAAGTACTGATATGGTTGACTTCTACATCTCTCTTGCTTTTCAAACCCATCAATACGAAGAGAATTACCTCCGCATTGAT GATGATACCTTAACCGGGACTTTAGCTTCACTTGACGTAGCTACAACAGAGAATTTGAACAACCTTGTACAAGTGGGAGAGAAGCTGTTGAAGAAACCAGTTTCAAGGGTGAATTTGGAGACAGGCCAATATGAACCAGTCAAGAATGGCGGGAGTAACGAGAAGGCAGTCAGAAA GTTTGCCAAGAAACTTTCTGATGAAAGGAGACTCCGTGAGTCAATGGCTCAGCCCGCCCAGGATTTAGAATAA